The following proteins are co-located in the Trichormus variabilis 0441 genome:
- a CDS encoding SufE family protein — MSSSLDSLPPALAKLVQRFQRATDPKRRYEQLIWYAQKLPEFPETGKVPENKVPGCVSQVYVTAHLNDGHVAYEGDSDSQLTKGLLAFLIEGLNGLTPTEIVQLTPDFIQATGLNVSLTPSRANGFYNIFKTMQKKALECKLEP; from the coding sequence ATGTCCTCTAGTTTAGATTCTTTACCACCTGCACTTGCTAAACTTGTCCAACGCTTTCAACGTGCTACCGACCCGAAGCGCCGTTATGAACAATTGATTTGGTATGCTCAAAAGCTGCCAGAGTTCCCAGAAACTGGTAAAGTCCCGGAAAATAAAGTTCCTGGTTGTGTTTCACAAGTTTACGTGACCGCACACTTAAATGATGGTCATGTTGCGTATGAGGGAGACTCTGACTCTCAATTAACTAAAGGATTACTTGCGTTTCTCATTGAAGGGCTAAATGGACTGACTCCCACAGAAATTGTCCAACTAACTCCAGATTTCATCCAAGCCACTGGTTTAAACGTCAGCTTGACACCTTCCCGCGCCAACGGATTTTACAACATATTTAAAACCATGCAAAAAAAGGCGCTGGAATGTAAGTTAGAACCATAG
- a CDS encoding tetratricopeptide repeat protein, with translation MSVNDTGHSDNSAWNRQVYHRLKLALSLGLRRQLFLAVCDDLHLRNQVAARLHSTLAYPVGQVLYQPSDGQEASTSAYPRLVTLRLNLNEPNPIAQINQWLANYPPPIVGASKDNPGKPLPIPTFQLVGVEQLTKQTVASQRLFLHYLRLSEQFFAAQESSRFLESSVLLWVSRPWLSAIQQSAPQFWRWRTGVFVFAGEPTPTTQNSGHPERFSNSRSVKLGNLEQSVLDELSMEGEVRSPSTTEFNFGDEVDLPSELPGNHPQPKEETPPLISELPPTQQKPQELTVRSNAANSSSLSSLSHVSQELTELVLATINTKISSEAEDDWQPQELLLEIEELHSQSVSGEILAAAYHQLGNLYRLRIERGQSTLEDLMVAIIAYQESISYDENSPQLPDILNDLGTLYWMLYRTPPNLEEGQTYIEQGIEFYELALKIISPETHPDTYARVHNNLGTAYGDLARFANPAENWQQAVVSYDEALRHRTVELDPLKYAACQNNLGTAYWHLAQYNQPVVHLKKAIASYKQSLAHYNPQDEPLKYGMIQNNVGTAYWNLAQYEQPGENLQLAIDVYREALKYRTAAMVPNACAATHNNLGTAYWHLANLPQTTKDIRQKLLTLCINAYEEAIALAHSLSSVSLSFDLFATHNNLGLAHYQLVTDNYFSGDKGRRSHHLEAALDNHLQALNGLSKQPEAYQATFAYVVKTIRAFHNELGFQGQNLALSKVPGHLLPEILPKL, from the coding sequence ATGAGCGTGAATGATACTGGACACTCCGATAATTCTGCTTGGAATAGGCAAGTCTATCACCGTCTCAAACTTGCCCTTAGTCTTGGTTTGCGACGACAACTTTTCTTAGCAGTATGTGACGATTTACACCTAAGAAATCAAGTAGCTGCGCGGTTACATTCTACTTTGGCCTATCCTGTCGGCCAGGTACTATATCAGCCATCAGATGGACAGGAAGCGAGTACATCGGCTTATCCGAGACTAGTTACTTTGCGGTTGAATTTAAATGAACCCAATCCTATTGCTCAAATTAATCAGTGGTTGGCTAATTATCCGCCGCCAATTGTAGGTGCATCAAAAGATAACCCTGGAAAACCTTTACCTATACCCACATTTCAGCTTGTGGGTGTGGAACAACTCACCAAACAAACAGTAGCCAGTCAGCGTTTATTTCTACATTATCTGCGCTTGAGTGAACAGTTTTTTGCTGCTCAAGAATCCAGCCGATTTCTGGAATCTAGTGTATTGTTATGGGTGTCGCGTCCTTGGTTATCAGCTATTCAGCAATCAGCGCCGCAGTTTTGGCGTTGGCGGACTGGTGTATTTGTATTTGCCGGCGAACCTACTCCAACAACTCAAAATTCAGGTCATCCAGAACGTTTTTCCAATTCTAGAAGCGTGAAATTAGGTAATCTTGAACAGTCTGTACTAGACGAATTAAGTATGGAAGGTGAGGTGAGAAGCCCATCTACCACAGAGTTTAACTTTGGGGATGAAGTAGACTTACCTTCAGAACTACCGGGGAATCATCCACAACCAAAAGAAGAAACCCCTCCGTTAATTTCGGAATTACCCCCAACTCAGCAAAAGCCGCAGGAACTTACAGTTAGGTCTAATGCTGCTAATAGTTCATCGCTTTCGTCTTTGTCTCATGTCAGCCAAGAATTAACGGAGTTAGTGCTGGCAACAATTAATACAAAAATATCATCAGAAGCAGAGGATGACTGGCAACCACAGGAACTGCTGTTGGAGATTGAGGAATTACACTCACAATCAGTTAGTGGGGAGATACTGGCGGCGGCTTATCATCAGCTAGGAAATTTGTATCGTCTGCGAATTGAGCGGGGACAGTCAACTTTAGAAGACTTGATGGTAGCAATTATTGCTTATCAAGAGTCTATTAGCTATGACGAAAATTCCCCACAACTGCCCGATATCTTAAATGACTTGGGTACTCTCTATTGGATGCTTTATCGCACACCACCCAATTTAGAGGAGGGGCAAACTTATATTGAGCAGGGAATCGAATTTTATGAGTTAGCGTTAAAAATAATTTCTCCAGAAACACACCCTGATACTTATGCACGAGTGCATAATAATTTGGGGACAGCCTATGGAGATTTGGCGCGGTTTGCTAATCCGGCGGAGAATTGGCAACAGGCGGTTGTATCTTACGACGAAGCTTTACGCCACCGGACTGTGGAATTAGATCCTTTAAAGTATGCTGCTTGTCAGAATAATTTAGGTACGGCTTATTGGCATTTAGCTCAGTATAATCAGCCGGTGGTGCATTTGAAAAAAGCGATCGCCTCTTACAAACAATCACTAGCTCACTACAACCCCCAAGACGAACCCCTCAAATATGGGATGATTCAAAATAATGTCGGTACTGCCTACTGGAATTTGGCGCAGTACGAACAACCAGGGGAAAATCTCCAGTTAGCCATTGATGTCTACAGAGAAGCTTTAAAATATCGCACGGCGGCAATGGTTCCTAATGCTTGTGCCGCAACTCACAATAATTTAGGTACGGCTTATTGGCATTTGGCCAATTTACCGCAAACTACTAAAGATATTAGGCAGAAGTTATTGACTTTATGTATTAATGCTTATGAAGAGGCGATCGCTCTCGCCCATTCCTTGAGTAGTGTATCTTTAAGCTTTGATTTATTTGCTACCCACAATAACTTGGGACTCGCCCATTATCAGTTAGTCACTGATAATTATTTTAGTGGAGATAAAGGCAGGCGATCGCATCATCTGGAAGCAGCTTTAGATAATCATTTACAAGCTTTAAATGGTTTAAGTAAGCAACCAGAGGCTTATCAAGCAACTTTTGCTTATGTAGTCAAAACCATTCGGGCTTTTCACAATGAATTAGGTTTTCAAGGGCAAAATTTGGCTTTGTCTAAAGTTCCTGGTCATCTGTTACCGGAAATTTTACCCAAGTTATAG
- a CDS encoding alpha/beta fold hydrolase, which produces MSTNVLSTSDPTGFGGVVHEFLWQWEGQPLRVVYETLGQGSPLLLLPAFSSVSTRLEMGEMARLLAPRFQVVAVDWPGFGESSRPSLDYRPEIYQRFLEDFVQAVFSTPITVLAAGHAASYVLLLAQKQPDAFSKIVLVAPTWRGPLPTMGASPQVAGIVRGLVRSPIVGQILYKLNTTPSFLNFMYRRHVFTDADRLTPAFIDKKWQTTQKPGARFASAAFVTGNIDAVHNQSDFLGLVQSLSVPLMVVIGASSPPKSREEMDAVAAIPGMQSAVVPGSLGLHEEYPAAIFAAIEGFLF; this is translated from the coding sequence ATGTCTACCAATGTGTTATCCACCTCTGATCCTACTGGGTTTGGTGGAGTAGTTCATGAATTTCTCTGGCAGTGGGAAGGTCAACCATTACGGGTGGTGTATGAAACCCTTGGTCAAGGTTCACCACTTTTACTATTACCAGCTTTTAGCAGTGTATCTACCCGTTTGGAAATGGGTGAAATGGCTAGGTTACTAGCTCCCCGTTTCCAAGTAGTCGCAGTAGACTGGCCAGGATTTGGCGAATCTTCTCGCCCCAGTTTAGATTACAGACCAGAAATTTATCAGCGATTTTTAGAAGATTTTGTTCAGGCTGTTTTTTCTACCCCAATTACTGTGTTAGCGGCTGGTCATGCGGCTAGTTATGTGTTGTTGCTAGCACAAAAACAGCCAGATGCTTTCTCCAAGATTGTTTTAGTAGCACCCACATGGCGCGGCCCCTTGCCAACGATGGGGGCAAGTCCACAAGTAGCTGGTATAGTGAGAGGATTAGTGCGATCGCCCATTGTTGGACAAATCCTCTACAAGCTCAACACTACACCCTCATTCTTAAATTTCATGTACCGCCGTCATGTTTTCACAGACGCGGATAGACTCACACCCGCTTTTATCGATAAAAAGTGGCAAACAACTCAAAAACCAGGAGCCAGATTTGCTTCTGCGGCTTTTGTCACAGGCAATATTGACGCTGTACACAATCAATCTGATTTCCTCGGACTAGTGCAGTCCCTATCTGTACCCCTGATGGTAGTTATCGGTGCATCAAGTCCACCCAAATCACGAGAAGAAATGGACGCTGTAGCTGCAATCCCCGGTATGCAAAGCGCAGTGGTTCCCGGTTCCTTAGGACTGCATGAGGAATACCCAGCAGCTATTTTCGCCGCCATTGAGGGTTTTTTATTTTAG
- the psb34 gene encoding photosystem II assembly protein Psb34, with amino-acid sequence MPYTNEEGGLLNNFAREPKVYQAEPPTAGQKRNYVILGVAATILVGGLIFVAFSVSSLS; translated from the coding sequence ATGCCCTATACAAACGAAGAAGGCGGACTTCTAAATAACTTTGCCAGGGAGCCAAAAGTTTATCAAGCTGAACCTCCCACAGCAGGGCAAAAGCGTAATTACGTTATTTTAGGAGTCGCCGCCACAATTTTGGTTGGCGGTTTGATTTTCGTCGCCTTCTCTGTTTCCAGCCTCAGTTGA
- a CDS encoding all3515 family Zur-repressed PEP-CTERM protein: MALYSIQLGQASTSVLASFLLAAPLALSSNIAPAQAHGNHTHADETEFYIGLDGLRVLASGTYAGLDNPNYNRLTFLYAHREEDFTTNHFHGIGAYSYLGPVGSPSINPTNTNNRIPETNTGQLPLQLLPGKGAFAGRLVSTATGAEYSNIKIEAVETLASATDADDQYLFNSSGGRWQSSLGGATIGLQLLSISSGLNVADETGVNLFNSVGDIYTIGTGDNFTFRPKFWTDAAAALGKYSATFKLVDVSTNGSTSLLESGTFSFDFSVEQVPEPSTTMSLGVLGLLALSWSRLKKRTVKSLN, translated from the coding sequence ATGGCTTTATACAGCATTCAACTGGGGCAAGCATCTACTTCAGTCTTAGCAAGCTTTTTACTTGCTGCACCGCTAGCGCTATCCAGCAATATTGCACCAGCACAAGCTCATGGTAATCACACCCATGCTGATGAAACTGAGTTTTATATTGGGTTAGATGGTTTAAGAGTTCTGGCTAGTGGCACATATGCGGGATTAGACAACCCTAATTACAATCGCTTAACATTTTTATACGCACATCGGGAAGAAGATTTTACTACCAATCACTTTCACGGTATTGGAGCTTATAGCTATTTAGGGCCTGTAGGTAGTCCAAGTATTAACCCAACAAATACAAATAACAGAATCCCTGAAACCAATACAGGACAACTACCTCTGCAATTATTACCTGGTAAAGGAGCGTTTGCTGGTCGTTTGGTGAGTACTGCGACAGGAGCAGAATATAGCAATATCAAAATTGAAGCTGTAGAAACTTTAGCCTCAGCTACAGATGCAGATGACCAGTATTTATTTAATAGTTCTGGCGGTCGTTGGCAATCATCTTTAGGAGGTGCAACGATTGGTCTACAGTTGCTTTCAATTAGTAGTGGATTAAATGTTGCTGACGAAACAGGTGTAAACCTTTTCAATTCCGTCGGTGATATTTATACCATCGGTACTGGTGATAATTTCACATTCAGACCAAAGTTCTGGACTGATGCAGCAGCAGCACTAGGGAAATACTCGGCAACATTCAAACTTGTGGATGTCAGTACAAATGGTAGTACTTCTTTGCTGGAGTCTGGTACATTTAGTTTTGATTTCAGCGTTGAACAAGTACCCGAACCTTCAACAACTATGAGCTTAGGTGTATTGGGACTATTGGCGCTTTCTTGGTCTCGATTGAAGAAGCGGACAGTCAAAAGCTTGAACTAA
- the folB gene encoding dihydroneopterin aldolase, whose amino-acid sequence MDCIHLTEIRCYGYTGYLPEEQVLGQWFEVDVKLWLDLSAAAKSDEIADTLDYRSVISLIKDLVKTSKFALIERLAGAIADSIIQQCHQVAQVQVKLTKPAAPIPDFGGKISIDLTKTRTT is encoded by the coding sequence ATGGACTGCATTCACTTAACGGAGATTCGCTGCTATGGCTACACCGGCTACTTGCCAGAGGAACAGGTGTTAGGACAGTGGTTTGAGGTGGATGTCAAGTTATGGTTAGATTTATCCGCAGCTGCTAAGAGTGATGAGATAGCCGATACTCTTGATTATCGCAGCGTCATTAGCTTAATCAAAGACTTGGTGAAAACCTCTAAGTTTGCTTTGATAGAGCGTTTAGCTGGTGCGATCGCTGATTCTATCATCCAGCAATGCCATCAAGTCGCACAAGTCCAAGTTAAACTCACCAAACCCGCCGCACCCATTCCCGATTTTGGCGGCAAAATTAGCATTGATTTGACGAAAACTAGGACTACATGA